ACAACCGTGGCGGCGCGGTGACGTCGGACATGTGCGGATCCAACGGCATCTCGCCGGCGGAGTATTCGATCCCTGGCGCAAATCCGCATACGGGCACCTCCAATACCTGCGATGAAATCTGGAGTCGCGGGTTCCGCAATCCGTGGCGTTTCAGCTTCGATCGCGCCGACAACCGCATGATCATCGGCGATGTCGGCCAGAACACCTACGAAGAAGTCACGGTTGAGCCTGGCAACAGCACGGGTGGATCGGACCACGGCTGGAGCCGGTGCGAAGGCCGCCACTATGACGACGCCTCAGGGACCGGCACCACCTGCCCGGCCACGACCTCGACCGTCGCGCCGGTGATCGAATACAGCCACAGCTTCGGTTGCGCCGTCGTTGGCGGCTTCGTGTATCGCGGTCCGCTGCCGTCGATGCGCGGCACCTATTTCTACAGCGATTCGTGCACCGGCACCCTGTGGTGGGCGGATACCACGGGCGCGACCTGGGACAGTGGTGGTCTGAACAACACCGGACTTGGCAGCGGCGGTGTCTACGGCTTCGGTGAAGACGAAAACGGTGAGATTTACGTCGCCGAGGGTGGTGGCGAAATTCACCGTCTCGCACCGAATACGATTTTCACCGACGGTTTCGAAGACTGACCTTCACGACGCCGGACCGGTGGCACGCCGCCGGTCCGGATGCTTTGCGCCTCCGGTGACCCGGGCGATAATCGCCGGATGCTCCATGTCGTCCTCCACCAGCCCGAGATTCCGCCCAATACGGGCAATGTGATCCGCCTGTGCGCCAACACGGGCGCACGCCTGCACCTGATCCGGCCGCTTGGCTTTGAGATCGACGACGCCCGCCTGCGGCGCGCAGGCCTGGACTATCACGAATTCGCCGCACTGGCGGTGCATGACAGCTTCGAGGACTTCCTCGCGCGCGCAAAGCCTGCGCGTGTGTTCGCATTGTCCACACGTGGAACGCGAAGGCCGACCGACGTTGCGTTTGATCGCGACGATGCGATCGTCTTCGGTTCGGAGACGCGTGGGCTGCCGCAGGCGATGCTCGACGCCCTGCCGTGCGAGCAGTGCCTTCGACTGCCGATGCGGCCGAACAACCGCTCGCTCAACCTGTCGAACGCCGTGGCCGTGGTCGTGTTCGAAGCGTGGCGGCAGTTCGGCTTCGACGGTGCGGCGTAGGCCGCGCGTCAGCGGTCCTTGCCGCGTACCCGCACATCCATCGGTGCCAGCACCCACGCCAGGGCAATCAACTGGTCGCGCTCCGGCGCGCGCTTCTTGTGCAACAGGGCGCCCAACCGGTGCAGCAGCTGGTTGATCTCCACCAGTTCGCGCTCGCCGACCCATCCCTTCGTGCGCGATGCCCATAGTGCTCTGGCCGGGCCTTCCACGACCACGTCCGGGTTTTCGATGGCGCGTTCGAAATCGCGCGACGCATTGCGCAGCAGGCTCGCCACCACCTGATTGACCGCCTCGCGATTCTTGCGCTGGCGCGGCACATAGCGCAGTTGCAGGCGCGCGCCGGGACCGGCTGTGCTGCGAAAGCGTTTCACACCGTCTTCGCCGGTGGCATCCACCAGCAGGCCCGCCTTCACCAGCACGCGCAGATGGTAGTAGAGGCCGTCGGCGGGCTTGCCGAGGTTCTCGGCCAGCTGTGCGACGGTGGCTTCGCCGCCCAGGGCTTCGAGCGTATCGATCAGTTCCTGCCGGGCCGAGGTCGCCAGGGCGCGAATCTCGCGCGGGCTTTCCACGGGCCGATGTTTCCGCGGCTGTGCCATTGGTTGACTTGCCTGCTTTGAAATTTCCAGCAATTATTCAATAGAACCATTCCTTCGACAATGGCAGGAACTCCGATGAAACGACGAAAGCGATGGCTGGCCAGTGCACTCTTCCTGTGTGCCCTCGCGCCGTCTGCCCAGGCGGCAACCACAGATGTGTTTGCCGAATGCGCCCGCGCGGCTGGTGACTGGAAGGCGGTGCGCATCGTGCAAAGCGAGGGCGAGCTGCGCGTCGGCGGCCTGAAGGGGCCACTCGAGGGCAGCGAAGACGTCACG
This genomic stretch from Tahibacter amnicola harbors:
- the trmL gene encoding tRNA (uridine(34)/cytosine(34)/5-carboxymethylaminomethyluridine(34)-2'-O)-methyltransferase TrmL gives rise to the protein MLHVVLHQPEIPPNTGNVIRLCANTGARLHLIRPLGFEIDDARLRRAGLDYHEFAALAVHDSFEDFLARAKPARVFALSTRGTRRPTDVAFDRDDAIVFGSETRGLPQAMLDALPCEQCLRLPMRPNNRSLNLSNAVAVVVFEAWRQFGFDGAA
- a CDS encoding winged helix-turn-helix domain-containing protein; the protein is MESPREIRALATSARQELIDTLEALGGEATVAQLAENLGKPADGLYYHLRVLVKAGLLVDATGEDGVKRFRSTAGPGARLQLRYVPRQRKNREAVNQVVASLLRNASRDFERAIENPDVVVEGPARALWASRTKGWVGERELVEINQLLHRLGALLHKKRAPERDQLIALAWVLAPMDVRVRGKDR